The Bdellovibrio sp. GT3 genome contains the following window.
TTGCGGAACCACTGTAGGTTGTTCCTAGTCGGCCGTTGAAAAGCACCCAATCGACTGCGTTGTCGGAACCTCGCTTGCTCTCCGGCGTACTTGCAAGTACGCCTACGTGGCAGCCCGGCTCCTCCGCCTTGCGCTTGGGTACTTTTGAACGGCCTTGGTTTTTTTGTTGGGAGTTTTTTATGAGTAAGAAAGATATTTTTGGGGATGATGTTGATTCTAAGAAATCATTTGAGGATTTTGAGGCTCTTTTTGCTGAATCATCAGCGGGCGGTCTTAAGACTCGAGTTTCTGTAGGGGATCAAATTCGTGGTGAGATTCTTTCCATCGGTAAAGAAGAGTCCTTCGTATCCACGGGCACTCCAACAGACGGCATGATTTTTACAAAAGATCTTATGGATGAAAATAAAGAAGTTAAGTACAGCGTCGGCGACATGATTGACGTTGTGGTTTTGTCCACTAAAGGTGGCGAGATCCGTTTGGCTAAAAAGGGTGCGTTGGGTGCTTCCACGGATTCTTTGGAAGACGCTTACGATATGGAACTTCCGGTAACAGGGACCGTGACTGAAGTGGTCAACGGTGGTCTGCGTGTGAATGTTCAGGGCAAAACCGCTTTCTGTCCGATTTCGCAAATTGATTCCCGCTTTGTTTCTGATGCCACTGAATACGTGGGTCGTAAATTTGATTTCCTGATCACGCAATTCGATAAGCGCAACATCGTGGTTTCCCGCCGTAAACTTTTGGATCTGCAAAAAGCAGAGTTCGAAGGCGCATTCATGCAGAAGCATGAAGCGGGTGCGATCCTTGAAGGTCGTATCATGCGTTTGGAAAAATTCGGTGCCTTCGTTGAACTTGAACAAAGTGTTGAAGGTCTGGTTCATTTGTCGGAGCTTAGCTGGTCCCGCGTGCACAGCCCGCAAGAGGTTGTGTCTGTAGGTCAAACAGTGACTGTCAAACTTTTGAAAATCGAAGAAATCGACGGCAAGTTGAAAATTTCCCTGTCCATGAAACAAGCTGACGGTGACGGCAATCCTTGGAATTCAGTTCCAGCGAAATTCCCAGTGGGTACAGTGGTAAACGGTAAGGTTGAAAAGAAAGAATCTTACGGTTTGTTCGTGAACATTGCTCCGGGTATCACAGGTCTTTTGCCAAAATCCAAATGGCGTGATCATGTTGATGGCCAGCAGTTTGAAAACAAAAAACGTGGTGATGACATCGCAGTGCAAATTGATGAAATCAAATTTGAAGACAAGAAGATTTCTTTGGGCGTACCAGGCGCTGGTGAAGACCACTCCTGGAGATCTCACCAACCGGCTTCCGGCAGTGGTTTTGGATCTTTGGGTGATGCTTTGAAGGGCTTAACGATCAAGCCTAAGAAGTAGTTTTCCTCACGTTTTGCTTCAAAACAAAACCAAGCCCTTGCCAGAGTCTGGCAGGGGCTTTTTATTTTACCCGGGTGATATTGTGTTCTGAATAAAACCCGGGTAATATTGTCTTTAGGTTTTCACACCGAAAGGCACCCCATGAGCTCGACCAACGACTTTATCCAGCAAGAGAAAACAACCTTCAGCCGTGATCAGTGGATCGTTATTGGTTTGCTGGCCTTCCTGCAGTTCACCATTATTCTGGATTTTATGATTTTGTCGCCACTGGGTGCGATTCTGATGCCGGCGATGCAGATTTCTCCGTCGCAGTTCGGGATGGTGGTATCGGGCTATGCCGTCAGTGCTGCGATCTCAGGTTTTCTGACCGCGGGCTTTGCCGACAAGTTTGATCGTAAGAAGTTATTGATGTTTTTTTACGCCGGATTCATTTTGGGAACTTTGTTTTGTGCCTTGGCTCCGAACTTCCACATGCTTCTGGCAGCAAGGATCGTCACCGGTCTTTTTGGTGGAGTGATTGGTTCCATCGTGTTTGCCATTATGACGGACCTTTTTCCGCTGCAACAGCGTGGTCGCGTGATGGGGATTTTGCAAACAGCATTCGCGGCAAGCCAGGTCATGGGACTTCCATTGGGGTTATGGCTTTCCAGTAAATGGGGCTGGCATTCGCCGTTCCTGATGATTGTGGCAGTCAGTACCGCCGTGGGATTTATCATCTGGGCAAAGTTACCTTCAATAACTGCTCACTTGGCTTTGCGTACAGAAAAGAAAGCTTTGACTCACCTGGTGCATACGGTGGCGACTCCCAAATACGCATTTGCGTTCGTGCTGACTGGAATTCTTTCTATGGGTGGCTACATGATCATGCCATTTGCGAGCGCTTATACGGTTCATAATCTTGGTATCGACCTGGACAGTCTGCCTTTGCTTTATATGGTCACAGGTTGTGTATCGATTGTGGTAGGGCCGTTGGTGGGAAGAATCAGTGATGCCATCGGTGGCTATCCGACATTTATTTTTGGCAGCATTGTGACTGCAGTGATGACTGTGATCTATACCAATCTTGGACCAACTTCATTGGGAATGCTGATGTTTGTGAATTCCTGCATGTTCGTGGGGATCTTCTCGCGCATGATTCCGTCACAGGCGTTGATGTCGGGAATTCCGGCTCCGGCAAGTCGTGGGGCGTTTATGTCTATCAATGCGTCCTTGCAACAGTTGGCGGGTGGTTTGGGTTCCATTTCCGCTGGGATGATTGTTTCCGAGGGAGCGGGCGGCAAAATTCAGCACTTCGAATATGTCGGCTATTTGATGGTGGTCTTCACAGCAATAACTGTGGTGATGATGTACTTCGTAAATCGCGATGTGATGGGTTCGCGTGGTTCCAAAAAAGTGGGCCCGGCAGAGCCATCATTGGGTCACTAGGGGGAATTTATGTCTCATAATTTGGATCGCACTTGTACTGCATTTGCCGGCCATAAAGAGATTGCCTCTGGTGATGTCGTAGAGGTGGCCACGAAAGTTAAAAAGTACCTCAAAGACAACGCCAAAGAAAACGTGCTGATCTTTGATGATGTCACAAGCGCGCTGGTGGAGCTGGATTTGCGTGGTACGGTTGAGTCAGTTTCTCGCCGCTATGAAACTCTGGTCGCCGAAGCTGAAGAAAAAAAGTGCGGCCCCGGTCGTCCTAAGTTGGGCGTTGTCTCTAAAGAGGTGACTTTGCTTCCACAACATTGGGAGTGGCTGGCATTGCAGCCGGGTGGGGCCTCTGTGACTTTGCGCAAATTGATTGAAGAAGCCAAAAAGAAAAACTTCGCCAAAGATCAAATTCGCCAGGCGCAGGATGCGGTTTATAAATTCATGCACGCTGTCGCCGGGGATCTGCCGAATTACGAAGAAGCCCTGCGCGCGATGTATGCCTACGACACCAAGAAATTCAAAAAAATGATCGCTGATTGGCCGAAAGATATTCAAGAGCATACTTTGCGGGTCGGTCGCGAAGCACTGGCTAATGTAAAATAGAAAGCGCTTCCGCAAGGGCCCGTGGACTCAATACCGTGGGATTTTAAGTCCCGTCCTTGGGCCTAGGGCCAGCAATAGCTGGTTAAGGTCGGTGCTTAATAAACTTTAAAATCGGCCGATAAGAACACTGGGTGGTATTCATTCGGACCTCCTTCAGAATTCCGGAAGTGAGTCCGTCCTAAAGGTGACCTTGCGAAAGCAGAGTCACCTTTTTCATTTTTTAGGCCCAATTATTTATTGAAAAGATAAAGGCACACTTACACTTAAAGTCATGAGATTGTGCGCGAAGGTATAGTTCGTGAAGTTTTCGGGGGCGTTTTCGATTTCATCGCCCTTAATCCCCATCGTATCAAAATTGACGTAAACGGATTTATGGACCAAATAGCCAAAACCAATTTTTGTGCCGGAGCAGATACGGCCTTCGCCCACAATCATGTGCGGGAAATACGTGGCGTAAATGTTCAATTTGCCATAGCGGAGCATTCCAAAAATGCCAAAGCCAGTGAGCTTCGCTTCATAATGAGGAGCTGCCGTCACTCATGTTGTCGGTGTTTTTGAAAGACAGGCCGCCACCGGAAGCAGAAACAACAGCTTTCAATAAATCCAGAGCCGGTCTGTGTCGCTTTTGTGGCAAATTGAGATCAGTGCTTTGAATTTCGGGCCACTGTAATGTTCGTGTAAATTTTCAGTTAAAGACAAATTGGTTTAGTTCGTATTCTGGTGTTTGGACGAGTATTTTTAGTTTGCGAGGTCAAGTTTGAAAGTGAAGCTCCGAAGAAGAGATTCAATCTTTGTCGGGGGTTATATCTATGTCCACCATTAAAAAATGGTTAAAAGGACTGCGTGGAAAGTTATTGTTGTTAGGAGTTATTCCGCCTGTAGCACTCTTTGTAATCATCTATAGTGCACATCAGATCACAACGGACTTGGAAGGCAAGATTAGATACGCCTACCAAGTGCGCGTGAAATTAATTGAACAAGTTGGCGTGATGTCCGGCTCCGTGCATGCGATGGGTCGTTGGATGTGGATTGCAAACGGCTTTGCGGATCAGACGGATCAAAGGGATAATTTCCTGTCGCGTGCTAAAAATGAAATCGCGGTTTTTGACGATGTTCGCGATCAGTATAGCAAGATGCCCCGCAATCCTGAGATCATCGAACTTTTTTCCTCGGTCGAGAAAAACTGGGCCGTCGCCAAAGATGCCGCTCAGCGGGCGATTGCGGAATACGAAAAAGGAACGCCTGAGGGAGCGGCTGCCGGCAAGGCGATTCTGGCATCGGACTTCGTAAAAAATCTGGTTCCGATGACGGAAGCATTTAAAACTATTGGTCAAAAGATGGACATAATCCTGACCGAGGAAATCACCGCGACTCAAAAGCAAGTCAAACAGGTTAAGATCTTTCTTTGGTCTTTGGGGTTGGTGGTCGCGTTGTTTATTTTCGTGATGGCGATTTCAATAGCCGTGCGGCTGGTCTCGAGCTTTTCCAAGGTGGGTCAGGATATTGGCGGTGCCTCCAAAGATACGGCTTCTGCCAGCACGCAGCTTTCCATTGCGAGCCAGTCCTTGTCTGGTGGTGCCACTACAGCAGCTGCTTCGCTCGAAGAGACGGTGAGTTCTTTGGAGGAGTTGACCAGCATGGTGAAACGAAATGCCGAAAATGCACACGCTGCAGAGGAGCTTTCAAAAAGTTCCCGCAATGCCGCCGAGGCCGGGCAAACAGAAATTTTGATGATGGTAAATTCGATGACGGAACTTTCCCAGAGTTCCAAGAAAATTGAAGAGATCATCAATGTGATTGATGATATCGCGTTTCAGACCAATCTTTTAGCTCTCAATGCCGCCGTTGAAGCGGCGCGGGCGGGCGAGCAAGGTAAGGGCTTTGCGGTTGTCGCCGAAGCGGTGCGAACTCTGGCGCAGCGATCTGCGATTGCGGCAAAAGATATTTCCGGGTTGATCAAAGACAATGCTGTGAAAACCAATCAAAGCGCCCTCATGGCTGAAAAAAATGGCAAGATGCTCAAAGAAATCGTAGACGGTGTCTCAAAAGTCACAAGTCTGAATCAAGACATCGCCACTGCCAGCCAAGAGCAGTCTACAGGACTGTCGCAGATTAGCATTGCCATGAATCAGTTGGATAAATCCATTCAAGAAAATGCCGCTTCTTCAGAGGAAGTTGCCGCAAGCTCCGAAGAAATGTCGGCGCAGGCGATGCAGCTTTCCAATATGGCCGACATTCTGAACGTGCTCATCGACGGAAAAACAAATATGCGAGGTGAAGATGGTGTTCATCTGCCCCATTTCAGGGTGGAGAGGGCAAGGTAATGCCCCTGTTTTAAAGATGACGGAGCCAGAAGATCATGGCCATTTCGGCGAAATACTGTGCGCGGCGTTCGCGCATAGGCATTGCTTTGAAGGGAGCAGTGATAATGTCAGAGTGCTTTTTATTTCCGCGGGCGACACTGACAAAAACGGAATGCTCGTCTCTAGTGGATATCGTCAACCGAACTTGAGCATCCTCGTCAACGGCATGACTTGAAAAACTCCAGGATTTTTCAGTCATAAAATCACGCATTACTGGCATAAGACGATTTAATAAAAACTGTCCGGTCGAAGAGTCCTGCACGCTCACGGATTGATATCGTTTCAAAGCCAAAGACAGCATCAAAGGCACATCCTGCTGATCCCGTGTGACGGTGATCCCGCGCAATGCTTCTGTCACGCGTTCGACATGCACGCGCATTTTCTCTTCCTGGGATTTGAAAAAAGACATCTTCACTTCCACGTAGGGGAGGTGAACGCGGTAGCCCTTGTCGACATTCACATTGGCCAGTGCCTGTTCGACGAGGGTTGCGACATCGGACTCGCCCATGCCGATGGTATCCCAGTGACGGGTGATGTAGGGATCCAGTCCCTCAACGCTTTTATCCAACCAGGCTGCGATTTCTGTTTTCCACACAGCTTCAATTTCCCGTGGTGGTCCGGGCAGCACGAAAAGTTTTTTGCCTTTTGCTTCCACATAAAAGGCATTCGCGGTGCCTTCAGAGTTTTTTATGATGCGGGAGCCTTCCGGGAAATAGCATTGCTGACGTTGGATGTCTTTGACCACGTAACCGCGCGGTTCAAGACGTTCTTTGATATGCGCCCAGGAATTTTCATCCCAGGTAAGTTTTAATCCTGTCCATTCCGAAATCAATTCCCGGGTAAAGTCATCGGAAGTGGGACCCAAACCACCGGTGATAAACATCAAGTGCGAGTGCTTGGCGCAATAATCCAAGGACTCTGAAATCAGCTTTCTATCGTCCGGCACCACCAGGTGAAGTGAGGTTGTCAGGCCCAAAGCTTTCAGTTTTTCTGAAATCCAGGCTGCATTTTTGTTAACTATTTGTCCGTCCACGAGCTCGGTGCCGATGCCTAAAACTGAAGCGATCATGAGAATATTCCTTATTTCAGTTGCCCTAGGTTAGATAAGATTAGGCCGTGAACAACTGGGCGTCCAGATTCTTCCAAAATGCCTTTGAAATTTGCTATTATTGCATAGCGTTAGGGGCGCTAAGCCTTGCGGATTACACGGGGTTTTTCTAGATTCGCAACTCTATATAAGTAGGAGTTCCCATGTCCTTTAACTGGAAAGAATTTGATCTTTACAATCCCACACCTGAGCACAGCATGTTGCGTGAAACTGTCAACGCTTTCACC
Protein-coding sequences here:
- a CDS encoding DUF2239 family protein; this encodes MSHNLDRTCTAFAGHKEIASGDVVEVATKVKKYLKDNAKENVLIFDDVTSALVELDLRGTVESVSRRYETLVAEAEEKKCGPGRPKLGVVSKEVTLLPQHWEWLALQPGGASVTLRKLIEEAKKKNFAKDQIRQAQDAVYKFMHAVAGDLPNYEEALRAMYAYDTKKFKKMIADWPKDIQEHTLRVGREALANVK
- a CDS encoding competence/damage-inducible protein A, with amino-acid sequence MIASVLGIGTELVDGQIVNKNAAWISEKLKALGLTTSLHLVVPDDRKLISESLDYCAKHSHLMFITGGLGPTSDDFTRELISEWTGLKLTWDENSWAHIKERLEPRGYVVKDIQRQQCYFPEGSRIIKNSEGTANAFYVEAKGKKLFVLPGPPREIEAVWKTEIAAWLDKSVEGLDPYITRHWDTIGMGESDVATLVEQALANVNVDKGYRVHLPYVEVKMSFFKSQEEKMRVHVERVTEALRGITVTRDQQDVPLMLSLALKRYQSVSVQDSSTGQFLLNRLMPVMRDFMTEKSWSFSSHAVDEDAQVRLTISTRDEHSVFVSVARGNKKHSDIITAPFKAMPMRERRAQYFAEMAMIFWLRHL
- a CDS encoding methyl-accepting chemotaxis protein, whose translation is MSTIKKWLKGLRGKLLLLGVIPPVALFVIIYSAHQITTDLEGKIRYAYQVRVKLIEQVGVMSGSVHAMGRWMWIANGFADQTDQRDNFLSRAKNEIAVFDDVRDQYSKMPRNPEIIELFSSVEKNWAVAKDAAQRAIAEYEKGTPEGAAAGKAILASDFVKNLVPMTEAFKTIGQKMDIILTEEITATQKQVKQVKIFLWSLGLVVALFIFVMAISIAVRLVSSFSKVGQDIGGASKDTASASTQLSIASQSLSGGATTAAASLEETVSSLEELTSMVKRNAENAHAAEELSKSSRNAAEAGQTEILMMVNSMTELSQSSKKIEEIINVIDDIAFQTNLLALNAAVEAARAGEQGKGFAVVAEAVRTLAQRSAIAAKDISGLIKDNAVKTNQSALMAEKNGKMLKEIVDGVSKVTSLNQDIATASQEQSTGLSQISIAMNQLDKSIQENAASSEEVAASSEEMSAQAMQLSNMADILNVLIDGKTNMRGEDGVHLPHFRVERAR
- a CDS encoding MFS transporter; this translates as MSSTNDFIQQEKTTFSRDQWIVIGLLAFLQFTIILDFMILSPLGAILMPAMQISPSQFGMVVSGYAVSAAISGFLTAGFADKFDRKKLLMFFYAGFILGTLFCALAPNFHMLLAARIVTGLFGGVIGSIVFAIMTDLFPLQQRGRVMGILQTAFAASQVMGLPLGLWLSSKWGWHSPFLMIVAVSTAVGFIIWAKLPSITAHLALRTEKKALTHLVHTVATPKYAFAFVLTGILSMGGYMIMPFASAYTVHNLGIDLDSLPLLYMVTGCVSIVVGPLVGRISDAIGGYPTFIFGSIVTAVMTVIYTNLGPTSLGMLMFVNSCMFVGIFSRMIPSQALMSGIPAPASRGAFMSINASLQQLAGGLGSISAGMIVSEGAGGKIQHFEYVGYLMVVFTAITVVMMYFVNRDVMGSRGSKKVGPAEPSLGH
- a CDS encoding S1 RNA-binding domain-containing protein, which encodes MSKKDIFGDDVDSKKSFEDFEALFAESSAGGLKTRVSVGDQIRGEILSIGKEESFVSTGTPTDGMIFTKDLMDENKEVKYSVGDMIDVVVLSTKGGEIRLAKKGALGASTDSLEDAYDMELPVTGTVTEVVNGGLRVNVQGKTAFCPISQIDSRFVSDATEYVGRKFDFLITQFDKRNIVVSRRKLLDLQKAEFEGAFMQKHEAGAILEGRIMRLEKFGAFVELEQSVEGLVHLSELSWSRVHSPQEVVSVGQTVTVKLLKIEEIDGKLKISLSMKQADGDGNPWNSVPAKFPVGTVVNGKVEKKESYGLFVNIAPGITGLLPKSKWRDHVDGQQFENKKRGDDIAVQIDEIKFEDKKISLGVPGAGEDHSWRSHQPASGSGFGSLGDALKGLTIKPKK